A genome region from Tolypothrix sp. PCC 7712 includes the following:
- a CDS encoding BMC domain-containing protein has protein sequence METSNQKALSTIKDTRRRDSLKDTALGMVSTLSFPAIVGTADMMLKSAGVHLVGYEKIGGGHCTAIVRGGIADVRLAVEAGIQTAEQFGQLVSSLVIPRPYPNLEIVLPITSKLSKIMEDGNYSRLSNQAVGLVETRGFPAMVGACDAMLKSADVQLAAYEKIGAGLCTAIIRGSVANVAVAVEAGMYEAERIGELNAVMVIPRPLDELEQTLPLASCWIEERQPINLPINIKEQVAEIERLQLPDLAQLPIKVLEELEE, from the coding sequence ATGGAAACATCTAATCAAAAAGCTCTTAGCACTATTAAAGACACCCGCCGTCGAGATAGCCTCAAGGATACTGCTTTGGGTATGGTATCTACGCTGAGTTTTCCCGCGATCGTGGGAACAGCCGATATGATGCTGAAATCAGCAGGGGTTCATTTAGTTGGCTATGAAAAAATTGGTGGTGGTCATTGTACAGCAATTGTCCGAGGTGGGATTGCTGATGTCCGATTGGCTGTAGAAGCTGGTATCCAAACTGCGGAACAGTTTGGTCAATTAGTTTCTAGCTTAGTTATTCCCCGTCCTTACCCAAATTTAGAGATAGTGCTACCCATTACCTCCAAGCTCAGTAAAATTATGGAGGATGGAAATTACAGTCGTTTGAGTAACCAAGCAGTGGGTTTGGTGGAAACACGAGGATTTCCAGCGATGGTAGGAGCTTGCGATGCCATGCTGAAATCAGCTGATGTACAATTGGCAGCCTATGAAAAAATTGGTGCAGGTTTGTGTACAGCCATTATTCGCGGTTCCGTAGCCAATGTTGCAGTAGCAGTAGAAGCAGGAATGTATGAGGCAGAACGCATCGGGGAATTGAATGCAGTTATGGTAATTCCTCGTCCTTTAGATGAATTAGAGCAGACATTACCATTAGCAAGTTGCTGGATAGAAGAACGTCAACCAATCAACTTACCCATTAATATTAAAGAGCAAGTTGCCGAAATTGAACGCCTGCAGTTGCCAGATTTGGCTCAGTTACCTATCAAAGTTTTAGAAGAATTAGAAGAATGA
- a CDS encoding transferase: MSVPPLRLSNNFDSYISGEVTIHPSAVIAPGVILQAAVNGKIIIGPGVCIGMGSILQIDEGTLEVEAGANLGAGFLMVGQGKIGTNACIGSATTVFNCSVAPGQVVPPGSILGDSSRHIGGITPEPSASNASTNTQGLREQKTLIGRRRNKEQSSNGETTTSSTTFSGGFYLELQHQSSSETQPANNLSNESPVLEENPSLGSPELEAAAQASQESSQESQSTPPATESPNTFGTQIYGTGSIQRLLVTLFPHRQSLNEPISDEQSE, encoded by the coding sequence ATGTCTGTGCCGCCACTGCGCCTCAGCAACAACTTTGACTCTTACATTAGTGGCGAGGTGACTATTCATCCCAGTGCAGTAATTGCACCAGGGGTAATACTACAAGCGGCTGTTAACGGCAAAATCATCATAGGCCCAGGAGTCTGTATTGGCATGGGGTCGATTCTGCAAATTGATGAAGGAACCCTAGAAGTAGAAGCAGGAGCAAACTTGGGAGCCGGTTTTCTCATGGTTGGTCAAGGTAAAATCGGAACAAATGCTTGTATTGGTTCCGCAACTACAGTGTTTAACTGTTCAGTTGCACCAGGACAAGTGGTTCCGCCTGGTTCAATTTTGGGAGATAGTAGTCGGCATATTGGTGGTATCACACCGGAACCATCAGCAAGTAATGCTTCTACAAATACGCAGGGGTTGAGAGAACAAAAAACTTTGATTGGGAGGCGAAGGAACAAGGAACAAAGTAGCAATGGGGAAACAACTACCTCCTCTACTACTTTCTCCGGCGGATTTTACCTGGAGTTACAACACCAATCCAGTTCTGAAACTCAGCCTGCTAATAATTTGTCAAATGAATCTCCTGTTCTAGAAGAAAACCCCTCATTGGGTAGTCCTGAACTAGAAGCAGCCGCACAAGCCTCACAAGAAAGCAGCCAAGAGTCACAATCAACTCCACCTGCTACCGAATCCCCCAATACTTTTGGCACTCAGATTTATGGTACAGGGAGTATTCAAAGACTGTTAGTTACACTATTTCCCCATCGGCAATCTCTAAATGAACCCATCTCGGACGAGCAGAGTGAATAA